A region from the Beduinella massiliensis genome encodes:
- a CDS encoding P1 family peptidase, whose amino-acid sequence MYEGSITDVIGITVGQVEVREARTGVTAVLCPPETVGGVDVRGAAPGTRETDLLRPGNLVQGPNAVLLCGGSAYGLAAADGAMRFFEELGEGMDVGVCRVPIVPAAVLFDLGVGRSDVRPGPDMGYAACRVAGNVVQQGAYGAGCGATVGKLVPGAKPARGGTGTASITLADGVHVGAIVCVNACGDVYDPQSGAILACGHLGGRPSPAQAALTGARLEGHIGENTTLGVIATDAKLSKEEANRLALSAHDGYARAIRPVHTMMDGDTIFSMATGQQKGRLPFLMLCAAAAEAMARAIANAVTAAKEEA is encoded by the coding sequence ATGTATGAAGGAAGCATTACGGACGTCATCGGCATTACGGTCGGTCAGGTTGAAGTGCGCGAGGCGCGCACGGGCGTGACGGCGGTGCTTTGCCCGCCGGAGACGGTCGGCGGCGTGGATGTGCGCGGCGCGGCGCCGGGCACGCGCGAGACGGATCTGCTGCGCCCGGGCAACCTCGTGCAAGGCCCGAACGCTGTATTGCTCTGCGGCGGCAGCGCTTACGGGCTGGCGGCGGCGGACGGCGCGATGCGCTTCTTTGAAGAGCTTGGCGAGGGCATGGACGTAGGCGTATGCCGCGTGCCGATCGTGCCCGCGGCGGTGCTTTTCGACCTGGGCGTCGGGCGTTCGGACGTGCGGCCGGGCCCGGACATGGGCTACGCGGCGTGCCGGGTGGCCGGAAACGTCGTGCAGCAGGGCGCTTACGGCGCGGGCTGCGGCGCGACGGTGGGCAAGCTGGTGCCGGGGGCGAAGCCGGCGCGCGGCGGTACCGGCACGGCGAGCATCACGCTCGCCGACGGGGTGCATGTGGGGGCGATCGTCTGCGTGAACGCATGCGGCGACGTGTACGACCCACAGAGCGGCGCGATCCTGGCCTGCGGACATCTCGGCGGCAGGCCGTCGCCCGCACAGGCGGCGCTGACGGGCGCGCGGCTGGAAGGGCATATCGGCGAAAACACGACCCTCGGCGTCATCGCAACGGATGCGAAGCTGAGCAAGGAGGAGGCGAACCGCCTCGCGCTCTCGGCGCACGACGGCTACGCCCGCGCGATCCGGCCCGTCCATACGATGATGGACGGCGATACGATCTTTTCGATGGCGACAGGGCAGCAAAAGGGCAGGCTTCCATTCCTGATGCTCTGCGCGGCGGCGGCGGAAGCCATGGCGCGCGCCATCGCCAACGCCGTGACGGCGGCGAAGGAAGAAGCATGA
- a CDS encoding type II toxin-antitoxin system PemK/MazF family toxin yields MFKRGEIYFADLDPVVGSEQGGVRPVLIIQNDMGNRYSPTVIVLAITSRLGKTKLPTHVVIPAGESGLLKDSLILAEQVRTLEKRRLGRRVGQLPEELMRSVDDAMRVSLGFSPKEA; encoded by the coding sequence ATGTTCAAACGCGGAGAAATCTACTTTGCCGACCTGGACCCCGTGGTGGGGTCGGAACAGGGCGGGGTTCGCCCCGTGCTGATTATTCAAAATGATATGGGGAACCGCTACAGCCCGACGGTCATCGTGCTGGCGATCACCTCGCGCCTGGGCAAGACGAAGCTGCCCACGCACGTCGTGATTCCGGCAGGGGAAAGCGGGCTGCTGAAGGATTCGCTGATTCTCGCCGAGCAGGTGCGCACGCTGGAAAAGCGGCGGCTTGGACGCCGCGTGGGTCAGCTCCCGGAGGAGCTGATGCGAAGCGTTGACGACGCCATGCGCGTATCGCTCGGTTTTTCGCCCAAAGAGGCATAA
- a CDS encoding NAD(P)H-hydrate dehydratase, with translation MLHTVTPCAMRALEQEFMKETGYPSLLLMEHAAQAVAQALLRHVPQGARVLFACGAGGNGGDGYAAARLWRQMGGGAVCCTAAPVETLLGDAKINASLCGRLGIPIVPAERGIPLGDAAAVVDALFGTGLSRDVEGICAEMIAQMNASGLPVVAVDIPSGVDGAAGRVRGCAVSARETVTFHRPKPGHFLSPGRELTGRLTVADIGIPPALDRAEGMDVLEDGDVLIPPRAADAHKGTCGHLLVVAGSRGMAGAAVLCTLGALRAGAGLVTAACVGDVFSALQAQAFCAMAAPVPEEDGALAAKAESRIESLLQGKQAAVAGPGLSQRSGVGEALRALIQSDVPKVLDADALNVMAAARLLPGRNTVVTPHPGEAGRLLETDAAQVLLDPVEAAKALAQKTGAVALLKGATTVIAGEEGVTLMPRGTCAMATGGSGDVLSGVVGALLCQGMAPYEAARAAALWHAQAGRRAEGALGTRQVTALDIAGCL, from the coding sequence ATGTTGCACACGGTCACGCCCTGTGCGATGCGGGCGCTGGAGCAGGAATTCATGAAGGAGACGGGCTATCCCTCGCTTTTGCTGATGGAGCACGCGGCGCAGGCGGTTGCGCAGGCGCTTCTTCGGCACGTGCCGCAGGGAGCGCGCGTGCTCTTTGCCTGCGGCGCGGGCGGAAACGGCGGCGACGGCTACGCGGCGGCGCGCCTCTGGCGTCAGATGGGCGGCGGGGCGGTTTGCTGCACCGCAGCGCCGGTAGAGACGCTTTTAGGTGACGCAAAGATCAACGCGTCGCTTTGCGGACGGCTCGGCATACCGATCGTTCCGGCAGAGCGGGGCATACCGCTTGGGGACGCCGCTGCGGTGGTGGACGCGCTTTTCGGCACGGGGCTTTCGCGGGACGTCGAGGGCATTTGCGCCGAAATGATCGCGCAGATGAATGCCAGCGGACTGCCGGTGGTCGCTGTGGACATCCCCTCCGGCGTGGACGGCGCGGCCGGGCGCGTGCGGGGCTGCGCCGTCAGCGCCCGGGAGACGGTGACGTTTCACCGGCCCAAGCCGGGCCACTTCCTCAGCCCGGGCCGGGAACTCACGGGCAGGCTCACGGTCGCGGATATCGGCATTCCGCCCGCGCTGGATCGGGCGGAGGGAATGGACGTGCTGGAGGACGGAGACGTGCTGATCCCGCCCCGGGCCGCGGACGCGCACAAGGGAACCTGCGGTCATCTGCTGGTGGTCGCGGGTTCGCGCGGCATGGCGGGCGCGGCGGTGCTGTGCACGCTGGGCGCGCTGCGCGCGGGCGCGGGACTCGTGACGGCGGCCTGCGTGGGCGATGTCTTCAGCGCGCTGCAGGCGCAGGCGTTTTGCGCTATGGCGGCACCGGTGCCGGAGGAGGACGGAGCTTTGGCCGCGAAGGCGGAGTCGCGAATCGAATCGCTTCTGCAGGGAAAGCAGGCCGCCGTGGCGGGGCCGGGTCTGTCGCAGCGGTCGGGCGTGGGGGAGGCCCTACGCGCGCTCATTCAGAGCGACGTGCCGAAGGTGCTGGATGCGGACGCGCTGAACGTCATGGCGGCGGCGAGGCTGCTTCCCGGCAGAAACACCGTCGTCACGCCGCACCCCGGCGAAGCGGGGCGTTTGCTTGAAACGGATGCCGCGCAGGTGCTGCTGGATCCGGTAGAAGCGGCGAAGGCGCTGGCCCAAAAGACCGGCGCGGTCGCGCTGCTCAAGGGAGCGACCACCGTGATCGCGGGCGAAGAGGGCGTGACGCTGATGCCCAGGGGTACCTGCGCGATGGCGACAGGGGGAAGCGGAGACGTCCTGTCGGGCGTCGTAGGCGCGCTGCTCTGTCAGGGCATGGCGCCTTACGAGGCGGCGCGGGCAGCCGCACTCTGGCACGCACAGGCGGGACGGCGCGCGGAGGGAGCGTTGGGCACGCGGCAGGTGACGGCGCTCGACATCGCGGGTTGCCTGTAA
- a CDS encoding transglutaminase domain-containing protein has translation MKKRISGWLLAARRRVPHALEGALTAFLFSAGLMLPLRGALDLAVGGVHLLLQSAGFSLFWALLSISPLTAAAGLAGGLCLFIPYVIGLVPQLSGMEAALALAMQGSPLALQLYSQPLSLLLTLLFTLVAFLLSQGNGGFYPAFALAAFVLLSSWFYGGRSDARLCLPALAALLLLYAHSGEHGASVSRALPTALCAALLAALLLPSVIPTTPAMTDFAERVRSTVYDYFFFTEPRSVYSLQLSGYQPLGLDQLGGPVDPPDDPVLEVATVQPVYLRGSLKNEYTGRAWRDSTAGRRYLFVDPRYRNLRDVLFDVKKPSQSLRDASGQFEEHTLPISLLADGVSTLFVPQRLTSVSSAEGFVPYFGSSSEVFITRDTVAGDAYSVTAALPTAGSAGLAEVLQSADAEADEAAEAEWNDVFSTYTAFPETVESGVVQLALQITAGAASPYERAQLIAGHLRSSYPYTFEQSMPPADRDFVSWFLLSERQGYCTSFASAMAVMCRIAGLPARYVEGYLARPDADGVARVTQQNAHAWVEVYFKGFGWLTFDPTPSRSSSQGGGDLPAHPEDEPPEDDAQGAADPSDGQDLPTPSPDPSQSSDGAQGTTPTPQPNDQTEPPEEGSASDTAPTPTPTPTAVPPDDKPQETPEPEDIPTPSPTPSPEPPGQHDPTPTPPPENPPPKDPPRFLLWLLPLLLLAAACLRLYWTDPAQAASRQKDDGARLLCWYRGVESALRALGYTRSASESLLAFAQRAERALGKDTRLTPFIRAVCLMQYGGREASSDWLRRAERAYRALCRRLTPTQRAQMLLRRMIKGLGSLKTL, from the coding sequence ATGAAGAAACGCATATCAGGATGGCTGCTGGCGGCGCGAAGGCGTGTTCCCCACGCGCTGGAAGGCGCACTGACCGCCTTTTTGTTTTCCGCCGGACTGATGCTCCCGCTACGGGGCGCGCTGGACCTCGCGGTCGGCGGCGTGCACCTCCTGCTGCAAAGCGCCGGATTTTCTCTGTTTTGGGCGCTTCTTTCCATTTCCCCGCTCACGGCCGCCGCAGGCCTGGCGGGCGGGCTTTGCCTTTTCATCCCCTACGTCATCGGCCTCGTGCCGCAGCTTTCCGGCATGGAGGCTGCGCTCGCGCTCGCGATGCAGGGAAGCCCGCTCGCGCTCCAGCTTTATTCGCAGCCGCTTTCGTTGCTCCTCACGCTGCTCTTCACCCTGGTCGCTTTTTTGCTTTCCCAAGGAAACGGCGGCTTTTATCCGGCCTTTGCGCTCGCCGCTTTCGTGCTGCTGTCATCCTGGTTTTACGGCGGCCGTTCGGACGCGCGGCTTTGCCTGCCCGCCCTCGCCGCGCTGCTCCTCCTTTACGCGCACTCGGGCGAACACGGCGCGTCCGTGTCCCGCGCGCTGCCCACAGCGCTGTGCGCGGCGCTGCTGGCGGCGCTCCTGCTGCCGTCCGTCATCCCTACGACGCCTGCGATGACCGATTTCGCGGAGCGCGTTCGCAGCACGGTTTACGATTACTTTTTCTTTACCGAACCGCGCTCGGTCTATTCCCTGCAGCTCAGCGGCTATCAACCGCTCGGCTTGGACCAGCTCGGCGGCCCGGTCGATCCGCCCGACGATCCGGTGCTCGAGGTCGCCACCGTTCAGCCCGTTTACCTGCGCGGCTCCCTGAAAAACGAGTATACAGGCCGTGCCTGGCGCGACTCGACGGCGGGGCGGCGTTATCTCTTCGTCGATCCCCGGTACCGCAACCTTCGCGACGTGCTCTTCGATGTGAAGAAGCCTTCGCAGTCTCTTCGTGACGCGAGCGGCCAATTTGAAGAACATACGCTGCCCATTTCGCTGCTGGCGGACGGCGTCTCCACGCTCTTTGTGCCCCAGCGGCTGACCTCCGTTTCCTCTGCAGAGGGTTTTGTGCCCTACTTTGGCTCGAGCTCCGAGGTCTTTATCACGCGGGATACCGTCGCGGGCGACGCCTACAGCGTCACCGCCGCGCTGCCCACGGCGGGAAGCGCTGGGCTCGCGGAGGTGCTTCAAAGTGCCGACGCCGAGGCAGATGAAGCCGCTGAAGCCGAGTGGAACGACGTCTTTTCTACGTACACGGCCTTTCCAGAGACGGTCGAAAGCGGCGTCGTTCAGCTCGCGTTGCAGATAACGGCGGGCGCCGCCTCGCCTTACGAGCGCGCACAGCTCATCGCGGGCCACCTCCGTTCGAGTTATCCCTACACATTTGAGCAAAGCATGCCGCCGGCAGACAGGGATTTCGTATCCTGGTTCCTGCTTTCGGAGCGCCAGGGGTATTGCACCTCCTTCGCCTCCGCCATGGCGGTCATGTGCCGCATCGCCGGGCTGCCCGCCCGGTACGTCGAAGGGTACCTCGCGCGCCCGGACGCGGATGGCGTCGCGCGTGTCACGCAGCAAAACGCGCATGCATGGGTCGAGGTCTACTTCAAGGGATTCGGCTGGCTGACGTTTGATCCCACCCCCAGCCGGAGCTCGTCTCAGGGAGGCGGCGATCTGCCCGCCCATCCAGAGGACGAACCTCCGGAAGACGACGCGCAGGGCGCGGCCGATCCATCCGACGGACAGGACCTTCCGACGCCCTCCCCCGACCCTTCGCAGTCCTCCGACGGCGCGCAGGGGACGACCCCGACCCCACAGCCGAACGATCAGACCGAACCGCCCGAGGAAGGTTCTGCGTCCGATACAGCTCCGACGCCTACGCCCACGCCTACCGCTGTTCCGCCGGATGACAAGCCGCAGGAAACGCCGGAGCCCGAAGATATTCCAACGCCTTCCCCCACGCCGTCCCCGGAGCCGCCCGGGCAACACGATCCCACGCCTACCCCGCCGCCGGAGAATCCGCCCCCCAAAGATCCGCCTCGCTTTCTGCTGTGGCTCCTTCCGCTCCTGCTGCTCGCGGCGGCCTGCCTCCGCCTGTACTGGACGGATCCCGCGCAGGCCGCCTCCCGGCAAAAGGACGATGGCGCTCGCCTGCTTTGCTGGTATCGCGGCGTGGAATCCGCGCTGCGCGCGCTGGGCTATACGCGGAGCGCCTCTGAATCGCTCCTCGCCTTTGCGCAGCGTGCGGAACGGGCGCTCGGCAAGGACACTCGCCTCACGCCTTTTATCCGCGCGGTCTGCCTGATGCAATACGGCGGGCGCGAGGCTTCTTCCGACTGGCTGCGGCGTGCGGAGCGCGCGTACCGCGCCCTCTGCAGACGGCTTACGCCTACGCAGCGCGCTCAGATGCTCCTTCGCCGCATGATAAAAGGGCTCGGCAGTCTGAAAACGCTGTGA
- a CDS encoding biotin--[acetyl-CoA-carboxylase] ligase: MEEVLRLLLSGGIVSGAEISERLGVTRAAVWKRVEQLRAAGYQVEAVGRRGYRLLSCPDALHAPLVERGLRTKWAGHPVCYQQSVDSTNLWCKRLAAQDAPHGALALSGTQTAGRGRRGRVWESPEDAGIFMTLLLRPKAHPSQVAQLTLLTALSVAEGIEAATGARAGIKWPNDVVMNGKKVCGILLEMSADEAQVQYIVAGAGINVHACPADLVKTATCVDEACGRRVLRADLTRAFLESFERRYAMFERSGEQEWIDDYRARSVTLGQRVCVVGADTSFTGTAQDVDALGALVVETEDGERRTVLAGDVSVRGVMGYV; the protein is encoded by the coding sequence ATGGAAGAGGTGCTTCGCCTGCTGCTTTCGGGCGGCATCGTGTCGGGCGCTGAAATCAGCGAAAGGCTGGGCGTGACGCGGGCGGCGGTGTGGAAGCGGGTAGAACAGCTGCGCGCCGCGGGCTATCAGGTCGAAGCGGTGGGACGGCGCGGCTACAGGCTGCTTTCCTGTCCGGACGCGCTGCATGCGCCGCTGGTGGAGCGGGGGCTTCGGACGAAATGGGCCGGGCATCCGGTCTGCTACCAGCAGAGCGTGGATTCAACGAACCTTTGGTGCAAGCGCCTGGCCGCGCAGGACGCCCCGCACGGCGCCCTCGCGCTTTCGGGCACGCAGACCGCGGGAAGGGGCAGGCGCGGGCGCGTGTGGGAGTCGCCGGAGGATGCGGGCATCTTCATGACGCTGCTGCTTCGCCCGAAGGCGCACCCGTCGCAGGTCGCGCAGCTCACGCTGCTTACGGCGCTTTCCGTAGCCGAGGGCATCGAAGCGGCCACCGGCGCGCGGGCCGGCATCAAGTGGCCCAACGACGTGGTCATGAACGGGAAAAAGGTCTGCGGCATCCTGCTGGAGATGAGTGCGGACGAGGCGCAGGTGCAGTACATCGTCGCGGGCGCGGGCATCAACGTTCATGCCTGCCCGGCTGATCTTGTAAAGACGGCGACCTGCGTGGACGAAGCATGTGGAAGGCGGGTGCTTCGCGCGGACCTGACGCGGGCTTTTCTTGAAAGCTTTGAGCGGCGATACGCGATGTTTGAACGATCCGGCGAACAGGAATGGATCGACGATTACCGTGCGCGCTCCGTGACGCTGGGACAGCGCGTATGCGTCGTCGGGGCGGATACGTCGTTTACCGGCACGGCGCAGGACGTGGACGCCCTGGGCGCGCTGGTCGTCGAGACGGAGGACGGCGAAAGGCGCACGGTGCTCGCGGGAGATGTATCGGTAAGAGGAGTGATGGGTTATGTATGA
- a CDS encoding protein-ADP-ribose hydrolase, translating into MERSECVQRLIGMLLSQMPEYRAAAEHFPGEDAAAQRRLLRSLMNLWPVLPLSDDYLELQDELLSAEREERGVVDVQALPRIPGESVSLWRGDITRLNAGAIVNAANSSLLGCFCPCHGCIDNAIHSAAGLQLRAECSRLMERQGHEEPPGGAKITGAYNLPCRHVIHTVGPTITGPLRQADRELLAACYRSCLALAMERKLPSIAFCCISTGEFHFPRQEAAEIAVSTVRECLSADKTGIQVIFNVFQESDEAAYRSLLCPD; encoded by the coding sequence ATGGAAAGAAGCGAATGCGTTCAGCGGCTGATCGGCATGCTGCTCTCGCAGATGCCGGAGTATCGGGCGGCGGCGGAGCACTTCCCTGGGGAGGATGCAGCAGCCCAGCGGCGGTTGCTTCGCAGCCTGATGAACCTTTGGCCGGTGCTGCCGCTGAGCGACGACTATTTGGAGCTACAGGATGAGCTGCTTTCGGCGGAGCGGGAGGAGCGGGGCGTGGTCGATGTACAGGCATTGCCTCGAATCCCAGGAGAGTCTGTCTCGCTCTGGCGGGGAGACATAACCCGCCTGAATGCGGGCGCGATCGTCAATGCGGCGAACAGCTCGCTTCTCGGCTGCTTTTGTCCGTGCCATGGGTGCATCGACAACGCCATTCACTCGGCGGCAGGGCTGCAGCTGCGCGCGGAGTGCAGCCGTCTCATGGAACGGCAAGGACACGAGGAACCGCCCGGAGGAGCGAAGATCACCGGCGCGTACAACCTGCCGTGCAGGCATGTGATCCACACCGTCGGACCGACCATTACAGGGCCGCTTCGCCAGGCGGATCGGGAGCTGCTCGCCGCCTGTTATCGGTCCTGTCTGGCGCTCGCGATGGAACGCAAGCTTCCATCCATCGCCTTTTGCTGCATCTCCACCGGAGAATTCCATTTTCCGAGGCAGGAGGCGGCGGAAATCGCCGTGAGCACGGTGCGCGAATGCCTATCGGCGGATAAAACAGGAATTCAGGTGATTTTCAATGTCTTTCAAGAATCGGATGAAGCGGCCTACAGAAGCCTTCTCTGCCCAGATTGA
- a CDS encoding DUF58 domain-containing protein: MTGRFAALLLSALSLFAAALSTGGAFYYLFFLLLVIAGALSLLSVACACALARFSCELERSRVTRGDDAVLRCTLHLRIPLPIAPLRLEVVPPDGSGSYAVTANVRSFGASVTRHQFACVHVGTYACGVEYVVFSDALGLFALKKKCEDGLLTLFVLPDVLKEPPLRFSPDDSGDDKMARARDDATSPADTRAYQEGDELRRVHWKLSLRRGSLLVRTFEEPARPDALVLMDCSPPAARGETALYMQDALCESAAAVAAVQLAASHIVRIPLSCRQPRELMGDHSAQLPLILEGLAGVTFDGTDHFERVLMLETRRMRRTGSTAILTTHMSSRIADMVIQIRRMGPQVRLIFVHVNDLAEETALLLSRVECADVEVETVMLIDESEAASA, from the coding sequence GTGACGGGGCGATTTGCGGCGCTGCTGCTTTCCGCGCTGTCCCTTTTCGCTGCGGCGCTCTCGACCGGCGGTGCCTTTTACTATCTCTTTTTTCTCCTGCTCGTGATTGCGGGGGCTCTGTCGCTCCTGAGCGTCGCCTGCGCCTGCGCGCTCGCCCGTTTCTCCTGCGAATTGGAGCGCTCCCGCGTCACGCGCGGAGACGACGCCGTCCTGCGTTGTACCCTGCATCTGCGCATTCCCCTGCCCATCGCCCCGCTTCGCCTGGAGGTCGTCCCGCCGGACGGAAGCGGAAGCTACGCCGTCACAGCGAACGTGCGCTCCTTCGGCGCGAGCGTCACCCGCCATCAGTTTGCCTGCGTTCACGTGGGCACGTACGCCTGCGGCGTCGAATACGTCGTCTTTTCCGACGCGTTGGGCCTCTTTGCGCTCAAGAAAAAATGCGAGGACGGTCTGCTGACGCTCTTCGTTCTCCCCGACGTTCTCAAGGAGCCCCCGCTTCGTTTCAGCCCGGACGATTCGGGCGACGACAAGATGGCCCGCGCGCGCGACGACGCCACGTCCCCCGCGGATACGCGCGCCTATCAGGAGGGAGATGAGCTGCGGCGCGTCCATTGGAAGCTCAGCCTCCGCCGCGGCTCTTTGCTGGTGCGCACGTTTGAAGAGCCCGCCCGCCCGGACGCGCTCGTGCTCATGGATTGTTCGCCCCCCGCTGCGCGCGGCGAGACGGCGCTGTACATGCAGGACGCCCTGTGTGAAAGCGCGGCTGCCGTCGCGGCCGTGCAGCTGGCCGCCTCGCATATCGTGCGCATTCCGCTCTCCTGCCGCCAGCCGCGCGAGCTCATGGGCGATCACAGCGCCCAGCTGCCGCTGATTCTCGAGGGGCTGGCGGGCGTGACGTTCGACGGAACGGATCACTTCGAGCGGGTGCTCATGCTCGAAACGCGCCGCATGCGCCGCACAGGGTCGACCGCCATCCTCACCACGCACATGTCCAGCCGCATCGCGGATATGGTCATTCAAATTCGCCGCATGGGCCCGCAGGTGCGCCTCATCTTCGTGCATGTGAACGACCTGGCGGAAGAAACCGCGCTTTTGCTCAGCCGGGTCGAATGCGCGGACGTCGAAGTGGAAACCGTCATGCTGATCGACGAAAGCGAGGCGGCAAGCGCATGA
- a CDS encoding AAA family ATPase: MPQPSRIIQALKENIATVIVGKDEVVHLALIALLCGGHVLIEDVPGVGKTTLCSALARSLACSFKRIQFTPDVIPSDITGFSAANMKTGEMEYRPGAVMSQIVLADEINRTSPKTQSALLEVMEEHQVTVDGTTYCLPEPFMVLATQNPVDFVGTYPLPEAQMDRFFMRIAIGYPSVEDEMEILERYSLPTSPLSALQPVCYAEDVIAMQAEVKNIYCSREVRSYVANLCAATRNHPALQLGVSTRAAIALIHAAQATALLDGRDFILPDDVQQMAHAVLCHRMILSPEARMKDQSTERVLSDILARVKLPVKLP; encoded by the coding sequence ATGCCTCAGCCAAGCAGGATCATACAGGCGCTCAAAGAGAATATTGCGACGGTCATCGTCGGAAAGGACGAGGTCGTCCACCTCGCGCTCATTGCGCTGCTGTGCGGCGGCCACGTGCTGATCGAGGACGTGCCGGGCGTGGGCAAGACCACGCTCTGCAGCGCGCTCGCCCGCTCGCTCGCCTGTTCCTTTAAGCGCATCCAGTTTACGCCCGACGTCATCCCCTCCGACATCACAGGATTTTCCGCGGCGAACATGAAGACTGGCGAAATGGAATACCGCCCCGGCGCGGTCATGAGCCAGATCGTCCTCGCGGACGAGATCAACCGCACCTCGCCCAAGACGCAAAGCGCGCTGCTCGAGGTCATGGAGGAGCATCAGGTGACGGTGGACGGCACCACCTACTGCCTGCCTGAGCCCTTTATGGTGCTCGCCACGCAGAACCCCGTCGACTTTGTCGGCACCTATCCGCTGCCGGAGGCACAGATGGATCGCTTCTTCATGCGCATCGCCATCGGCTACCCCTCGGTGGAGGATGAGATGGAAATTCTGGAGCGTTACAGCCTGCCGACCTCGCCGCTTTCCGCGCTGCAGCCTGTCTGCTACGCGGAGGACGTCATCGCCATGCAGGCCGAGGTGAAGAACATCTACTGCTCGCGCGAGGTGCGCTCTTACGTGGCGAATCTCTGCGCCGCGACGCGCAATCACCCCGCGCTGCAGTTGGGCGTATCCACGCGCGCTGCCATCGCCCTCATCCACGCGGCGCAGGCGACCGCCCTGCTCGACGGGCGCGACTTCATCCTTCCGGACGACGTGCAGCAGATGGCGCACGCGGTGCTCTGTCATCGCATGATCCTTTCGCCCGAGGCGCGCATGAAGGACCAGTCGACGGAGCGGGTGCTCTCCGACATCCTTGCGCGGGTGAAGCTGCCGGTGAAGCTGCCGTGA
- a CDS encoding Sir2 silent information regulator family NAD-dependent deacetylase: MSFKNRMKRPTEAFSAQIDRLKEAIKSADAVLIGAGAGLSSAAGLSYSGARFTRYFGDFEEKYGFHDMYSGGFYPYRTPEEHWAYWSRFVLLNRYDAAPGQVYLNLLKVVKDKDFFVLTTNVDHQFQRSGFDKTRLFYTQGDYGLLQCAKPCAQKTYENEALIRSMVERQKDMRIPAELVPKCPVCGAPMMMNLRCDGRFVEDDGWRQASRRYDAFVREQQTSRLLLLELGVGYNTPAIIKYPFWKLAARNERAIYACLNLDEAECPPEIAERSICIQEDIGIVLQKLLNSGQN, encoded by the coding sequence ATGTCTTTCAAGAATCGGATGAAGCGGCCTACAGAAGCCTTCTCTGCCCAGATTGACAGGTTAAAGGAAGCCATCAAATCGGCGGACGCCGTCCTCATCGGAGCAGGAGCCGGACTTTCGTCCGCGGCGGGGCTCAGCTATTCCGGAGCGCGTTTTACCCGCTATTTCGGGGATTTTGAAGAAAAATACGGCTTTCATGACATGTATTCAGGCGGGTTTTATCCGTATCGGACGCCAGAAGAGCATTGGGCCTACTGGAGCCGCTTTGTCCTCCTGAACCGCTACGACGCAGCCCCGGGACAGGTCTATTTGAACTTGCTGAAGGTCGTGAAGGATAAGGATTTTTTTGTGCTCACGACCAACGTAGATCATCAGTTTCAACGGTCAGGCTTTGATAAGACGAGGCTGTTCTACACGCAGGGGGATTACGGGCTGCTGCAATGCGCAAAGCCCTGCGCGCAAAAGACCTATGAAAACGAAGCGCTTATCCGCAGCATGGTGGAGCGGCAAAAGGACATGCGAATTCCGGCCGAGCTCGTGCCGAAGTGCCCGGTGTGCGGCGCGCCGATGATGATGAACCTGCGCTGCGACGGCCGTTTTGTGGAGGACGACGGATGGCGCCAGGCGTCGCGGAGATACGACGCCTTTGTCCGTGAGCAGCAGACGAGTCGCCTGCTGCTGCTGGAACTCGGAGTCGGATACAACACGCCGGCCATCATCAAGTATCCCTTCTGGAAGCTGGCGGCACGAAACGAGCGCGCGATCTACGCCTGCCTGAACCTGGATGAGGCGGAATGCCCGCCAGAGATCGCGGAGCGATCGATCTGCATACAGGAGGACATCGGAATCGTTCTGCAAAAGTTGCTGAATTCCGGTCAAAATTAA
- the acpS gene encoding holo-ACP synthase, whose amino-acid sequence MIVGVGVDICEVERIGRAVQKGAFLERYFTEEERAYLAERGSVRDQSAAGIFAAKEAMLKALGTGLLIPLRDVGVSHTEAGAPQAVLVGAAAARLSELGGARMHLSISHDGGMAVAMAVAEG is encoded by the coding sequence ATGATCGTAGGCGTCGGGGTGGACATCTGCGAGGTGGAGCGCATCGGCCGGGCGGTTCAAAAGGGCGCCTTTTTGGAACGCTATTTCACGGAAGAGGAACGCGCTTACCTCGCGGAAAGAGGGAGCGTGCGCGATCAGAGCGCGGCGGGAATCTTCGCGGCCAAAGAAGCGATGCTCAAGGCGCTGGGCACGGGGCTTTTAATCCCCCTGCGCGACGTGGGCGTTTCGCACACGGAGGCAGGCGCGCCGCAGGCTGTCCTCGTGGGGGCGGCTGCGGCGCGCCTGAGCGAGCTGGGCGGCGCGCGAATGCACCTTTCCATATCACACGACGGCGGCATGGCGGTAGCCATGGCGGTTGCGGAGGGATAA